The Kitasatospora sp. NBC_00374 genome has a segment encoding these proteins:
- a CDS encoding ABC transporter substrate-binding protein, protein MTRARTTPRRSLPALVSAAAIALSLTACGADAGTGTEAADPSKALETPTTLTFWSWVPNLDKTVALFEQKHPQIKVDIVNAGQSAAEYTKLQTAVKAGSGGPDLAQVEYFALPEFALSKRLVNLEDYGAADLRSKFTPSAWAQVAVGDGIYGIPQDTGPMVMFYNKKLLDSLQIEPPRTWAEFEAAAVKIKASDPKRFITSIDPGDAGGLDSLMWQAGSRPFQQKDATSVAVDLQDPGARKVADLWTSLVDRKLVDAAPGWTNEWWQSLGTGQYAMWITGAWAPGSLAGTIPDTAKDWRAAPLPQWNAGDDVTSENGGSSVVVPTTSRHKAAAAAFATWLNSDPEAVRSLSANGLFPATTDLLKDPAFLDKPLESLGGQQANQVFAASSASVGPGWQFLPYQVYANSVFKDTVGQSFGAGGLSSGLTAWQNRISEYGSRQGFKVTAP, encoded by the coding sequence ATGACCCGTGCGCGCACCACCCCGCGCCGCAGCCTGCCCGCACTCGTGTCGGCCGCCGCGATCGCGCTGTCCCTGACCGCCTGCGGCGCGGACGCCGGCACCGGCACCGAGGCCGCCGACCCGTCGAAGGCCCTGGAGACCCCGACCACCCTGACCTTCTGGAGCTGGGTTCCCAACCTCGACAAGACCGTTGCCCTGTTCGAGCAGAAGCACCCCCAGATCAAGGTCGACATCGTCAACGCCGGCCAGTCCGCGGCCGAGTACACCAAGCTCCAGACGGCCGTCAAGGCCGGCAGCGGCGGCCCGGACCTCGCCCAGGTCGAGTACTTCGCCCTGCCGGAGTTCGCGCTCTCCAAGCGGCTCGTGAACCTCGAGGACTACGGCGCGGCCGACCTCCGGTCGAAGTTCACCCCCTCCGCCTGGGCCCAGGTCGCCGTCGGTGACGGAATCTACGGCATCCCCCAGGACACCGGCCCGATGGTGATGTTCTACAACAAGAAGCTCCTGGACTCGCTGCAGATCGAACCCCCCAGGACCTGGGCCGAGTTCGAGGCGGCCGCCGTCAAGATCAAGGCCTCCGACCCGAAGCGGTTCATCACCTCCATCGACCCCGGCGACGCGGGCGGCCTGGACAGCCTGATGTGGCAGGCCGGAAGCCGGCCCTTCCAGCAGAAGGACGCCACCTCCGTCGCCGTCGACCTCCAGGACCCGGGCGCCAGGAAGGTCGCGGACCTGTGGACCTCGCTGGTCGACCGCAAGCTCGTCGACGCGGCCCCGGGCTGGACCAACGAGTGGTGGCAGTCGCTCGGCACCGGACAGTACGCCATGTGGATCACCGGCGCCTGGGCCCCCGGCAGCCTCGCCGGCACCATCCCGGACACCGCCAAGGACTGGCGCGCCGCCCCCCTGCCGCAGTGGAACGCCGGCGACGACGTCACCTCCGAGAACGGCGGTTCCTCCGTCGTCGTACCGACCACCAGCAGGCACAAGGCGGCCGCCGCGGCCTTCGCCACCTGGCTGAACTCCGACCCCGAGGCCGTCCGGTCGCTCTCCGCCAACGGACTCTTCCCGGCCACCACCGACCTGCTCAAGGACCCGGCCTTCCTCGACAAGCCGCTGGAGTCCCTCGGCGGCCAGCAGGCCAACCAGGTCTTCGCCGCCTCCTCCGCCTCCGTCGGCCCCGGCTGGCAGTTCCTCCCGTACCAGGTCTACGCCAACTCCGTCTTCAAGGACACCGTCGGCCAGAGCTTCGGCGCCGGCGGCCTCTCCTCGGGCCTGACCGCCTGGCAGAACCGGATCTCCGAGTACGGCAGCCGGCAGGGCTTCAAGGTCACCGCGCCCTGA
- a CDS encoding carbohydrate ABC transporter permease yields MSRKTTTGPGGRSRRRRSSTALTVAMGLMLLYTLLPLFWLLMSSTKDSGSLVTSFGLWFGDGFHLFDNIGDVLGYDDGVYLRWFANTLMYAVVGAGGAAFISTAAGYALAKYRFRGRTALSALVLGAVTIPGTALAVPTYLLFSKAGLVDTPWAVLLPSLVSPFGVYLMRVYAREAVPDSMLEAARIDGAGELRTFFTISLRLLAPGFVTVLLFALVATWNNYFLPLIVLSDPRWFPLTVGLNQWNGLATGAAGSGATTVNFYPLVVTGSVLAIVPLVLAFLFLQRFWQSGLAAGSAKE; encoded by the coding sequence GTGAGCCGAAAGACCACCACCGGGCCGGGAGGACGGAGCCGCCGGCGACGCTCCAGCACCGCCCTCACCGTGGCCATGGGCCTGATGCTGCTGTACACGCTGTTGCCGCTGTTCTGGCTCCTGATGTCCAGCACCAAGGACTCCGGGTCGCTGGTGACCAGCTTCGGACTGTGGTTCGGCGACGGCTTCCACCTCTTCGACAACATCGGGGACGTCCTCGGCTACGACGACGGCGTCTACCTGCGCTGGTTCGCCAACACGCTGATGTACGCCGTGGTGGGCGCGGGCGGCGCGGCCTTCATCTCCACCGCCGCCGGGTACGCGCTCGCCAAGTACCGCTTCCGCGGCCGCACCGCCCTGTCCGCGCTGGTCCTCGGTGCCGTCACCATCCCCGGGACGGCCCTCGCCGTCCCCACCTACCTCCTGTTCAGCAAGGCCGGCCTGGTGGACACCCCCTGGGCGGTGCTGCTGCCCTCCCTGGTCAGCCCGTTCGGCGTCTACCTGATGCGGGTCTACGCCCGGGAGGCCGTCCCGGACTCCATGCTCGAAGCGGCCCGGATCGACGGGGCGGGGGAGCTCAGGACCTTCTTCACCATCTCGCTGCGACTGCTCGCCCCCGGCTTCGTCACGGTATTGCTGTTCGCCCTGGTCGCCACCTGGAACAACTACTTCCTGCCGCTGATCGTGCTCAGCGACCCCCGGTGGTTCCCGCTCACGGTGGGCCTCAACCAGTGGAACGGCCTGGCCACCGGCGCGGCGGGCAGCGGCGCCACCACCGTCAACTTCTACCCGCTGGTCGTCACCGGCAGCGTGCTGGCGATCGTCCCGCTCGTCCTCGCCTTCCTCTTCCTGCAGCGCTTCTGGCAGTCCGGGCTGGCCGCCGGAAGCGCCAAGGAGTGA
- a CDS encoding carbohydrate ABC transporter permease, with product MSTLQTSAPSGTVRPTGRSRPAPRPGRRGSGAFGYVFLAPFLVVFVIGIAAPLGYAAYLSLFQERLVGGNVFVGLDNYRRALGDELFRAGLWRVALFLLVQVPVMLGLALLAALAIDSGRLRWAGLFRIGVFIPYAVPAVVASLMWGYLYGGRFGLIRQIGDALGTGVPDLLGRSWILASIGNVVTWEFVGYNMLILYAALRTVPEELYEAAEMDGAGEFRKAWSIKLPAVRPALMLATIFSIIGSFQLFNEPNIMQSLAPSAIPTSYTPNMYAFNLAFNGQQFNYSAAVAVVLGGVTALVAYAVQLRSMRKEQSR from the coding sequence GTGAGCACCTTGCAAACCTCCGCCCCCTCCGGCACGGTCCGACCGACCGGCCGGTCCCGGCCCGCGCCGCGGCCCGGCCGCCGGGGCAGTGGCGCTTTCGGCTACGTCTTCCTCGCACCGTTCCTGGTCGTCTTCGTGATCGGCATCGCCGCTCCCCTCGGCTACGCGGCCTACCTGAGCCTCTTCCAGGAGCGCCTGGTCGGCGGGAACGTCTTCGTCGGGCTGGACAACTACCGCCGCGCCCTGGGGGACGAGCTGTTCCGGGCCGGCCTGTGGCGGGTCGCGCTCTTCCTGCTCGTCCAGGTGCCGGTGATGCTCGGCCTCGCCCTGCTGGCGGCCCTGGCCATCGACAGCGGACGCCTGCGCTGGGCGGGGCTGTTCCGGATCGGCGTCTTCATCCCGTACGCCGTCCCGGCCGTCGTGGCCTCCCTGATGTGGGGCTACCTGTACGGCGGGCGCTTCGGGCTGATCCGCCAGATCGGTGACGCGCTCGGCACCGGGGTACCGGATCTGCTGGGCCGGTCGTGGATCCTCGCCTCCATCGGCAACGTCGTCACCTGGGAGTTCGTCGGCTACAACATGCTCATCCTGTACGCCGCCCTGCGGACCGTGCCGGAGGAGCTGTACGAGGCGGCCGAGATGGACGGGGCCGGTGAGTTCCGCAAGGCCTGGAGCATCAAACTGCCCGCCGTCCGGCCCGCCCTGATGCTGGCCACCATCTTCTCGATCATCGGCAGCTTCCAGCTCTTCAACGAACCCAACATCATGCAGTCGCTCGCCCCGAGCGCGATCCCCACCAGCTACACCCCCAACATGTACGCCTTCAACCTGGCCTTCAACGGCCAGCAGTTCAACTACTCGGCAGCCGTCGCGGTGGTCCTCGGCGGCGTGACCGCGCTGGTCGCGTACGCCGTGCAGCTGCGGTCGATGCGGAAGGAGCAGAGCCGGTGA
- a CDS encoding RICIN domain-containing protein: MNGGSAADGATVVQNSCGTDPSQQWKLRSTGTYRTVVSQLGGKRLDVADRSTGRGAELLVWACSGGDNQQWARTTA; encoded by the coding sequence TTGAACGGCGGGTCCGCCGCGGACGGCGCGACCGTCGTCCAGAACTCCTGCGGCACCGACCCGTCCCAGCAGTGGAAGCTCCGGAGCACCGGCACCTACCGCACCGTGGTCTCCCAGCTCGGCGGCAAGCGCCTCGACGTGGCCGACCGGTCGACCGGCAGGGGCGCCGAACTGCTGGTGTGGGCCTGCAGCGGCGGCGACAACCAGCAGTGGGCCCGCACCACCGCCTGA
- a CDS encoding substrate-binding domain-containing protein: MFRTTSRAVAATGLLLALGLTTACSTGKESTASDASVAPVTGKISMTYLQKQGDQEYFIGEAEGAKAKAAQLGVDLKVVNLGNDANKTVSEVQSAIAQKTNGLIIVVPDPAVGPQVVQTAKDAKVALLTSDDQICATGPDPSTCAKSDLVPRIGFSGAQMGGEVGKRAVEEYKKAGWNPADTRIISAWKQDVTVCGDRVKAAKATFDAAVPGIQNIDVATDNTPTGAQDKIAATVTANAGVKNWIVWGCNDENVQGGVTALQNAGFKADNVIGVGLGAYLACKNWSGDKPTGMKAALFINGKDVGALAVQTMYDKLKNSKDMPAEAFAPTTMVDATTWKTSGVTCS, translated from the coding sequence ATGTTCCGTACCACCAGCCGTGCCGTCGCCGCGACCGGACTGCTGCTCGCCCTGGGCCTGACCACCGCCTGTTCCACCGGCAAGGAGTCCACCGCCTCCGACGCCTCGGTCGCCCCGGTCACCGGCAAGATCTCGATGACGTACCTGCAGAAGCAGGGCGACCAGGAGTACTTCATCGGCGAGGCCGAGGGCGCCAAGGCCAAGGCCGCGCAGCTGGGTGTCGACCTGAAGGTGGTCAACCTCGGCAACGACGCGAACAAGACGGTCAGCGAGGTCCAGTCGGCGATAGCCCAGAAGACCAACGGTCTGATCATCGTGGTGCCGGACCCGGCCGTCGGTCCGCAGGTGGTGCAGACCGCCAAGGACGCGAAGGTCGCGCTGCTCACCTCGGACGACCAGATCTGCGCCACCGGCCCCGACCCGTCCACCTGCGCCAAGTCCGACCTCGTCCCCCGGATCGGCTTCTCCGGCGCCCAGATGGGTGGCGAGGTCGGCAAGCGCGCCGTCGAGGAGTACAAGAAGGCTGGCTGGAACCCCGCCGACACCCGGATCATCTCCGCCTGGAAGCAGGACGTCACGGTCTGCGGCGACCGCGTCAAGGCCGCCAAGGCGACCTTCGACGCCGCCGTCCCCGGCATCCAGAACATCGACGTCGCCACCGACAACACCCCCACCGGCGCCCAGGACAAGATCGCCGCCACCGTCACCGCCAACGCGGGCGTCAAGAACTGGATCGTCTGGGGCTGCAACGACGAGAACGTCCAGGGCGGCGTCACCGCCCTGCAGAACGCCGGCTTCAAGGCCGACAACGTCATCGGCGTCGGCCTCGGCGCCTACCTCGCCTGCAAGAACTGGAGCGGCGACAAGCCCACCGGCATGAAGGCCGCCCTGTTCATCAACGGCAAGGACGTCGGGGCGCTGGCCGTCCAGACCATGTACGACAAGCTCAAGAACAGCAAGGACATGCCCGCCGAGGCCTTCGCCCCCACCACCATGGTCGACGCCACCACCTGGAAGACCTCCGGCGTCACCTGCAGCTGA
- a CDS encoding sugar ABC transporter ATP-binding protein, whose amino-acid sequence MSRARSSNPDPRPPTGRDGGTDTDRTGLATAVRTAGVQGVTKRFGAVQALTGVTLDFPGGQVTALMGENGAGKSTLLKILTGDHQPTEGHVVLDGRRVDLKSPAEARAAGIRIIPQEPEIIPHVSVAENVYAGALPRAAGRRLDRAELRRRITADLERLGFAGVLDPDLLGSQLTPAQRQLVEIMRALTGEAKVIAFDEPTSSLSEHEVDALFALIRRLRDDGIAVVYVSHRMQEIFQLADRIAVLRDGALVGVQDAATTDDGELVRLMVGRDLSAMFSREHVATDRLVLDVRGVTTDAVHDISLQIRAGEVVGLAGLIGAGRSELALALAGDLPIHSGSVTLDGKRLRSGNPGEVIKAGLGLAPEERKAQALFLQRSIRDNTSLVVLERLRRLRFVRRGAERDLAQQYTDRLRVRTPSIEHEVRKLSGGNQQKVVLARWLARKPKVLILDEPTRGIDVGAKAEIYQIIADLAKEGVALLVISSELPEVLGLADRVIVMQGGRITGELDRAQASEEAILALAMADDLSATTPAPGASS is encoded by the coding sequence ATGAGTCGAGCGCGCAGCTCAAACCCGGACCCCCGCCCACCCACCGGCCGCGACGGCGGCACGGACACCGACCGCACCGGCCTCGCGACCGCCGTCCGCACCGCGGGCGTCCAGGGCGTCACCAAGCGGTTCGGGGCGGTCCAGGCCCTGACCGGTGTCACCCTGGACTTCCCCGGCGGCCAGGTCACCGCGCTGATGGGCGAGAACGGCGCGGGGAAGTCCACTCTGCTGAAGATCCTCACCGGCGACCACCAGCCCACCGAGGGCCACGTCGTGCTCGACGGGCGGCGCGTCGACCTCAAGTCCCCCGCCGAGGCCCGCGCCGCCGGCATCCGGATCATCCCGCAGGAACCCGAGATCATCCCGCACGTCTCGGTCGCCGAGAACGTCTACGCGGGTGCCCTGCCCCGAGCCGCCGGCCGCCGCCTGGACCGCGCCGAACTGCGCCGCCGGATCACCGCCGACCTCGAACGGCTCGGCTTCGCGGGCGTCCTGGACCCGGACCTGCTGGGCTCCCAGCTCACCCCCGCCCAGCGGCAGCTGGTCGAGATCATGCGGGCCCTGACCGGCGAGGCCAAGGTGATCGCCTTCGACGAGCCCACCTCCTCCCTGTCCGAGCACGAGGTCGACGCCCTGTTCGCCCTCATCCGGCGCCTGCGCGACGACGGCATCGCCGTCGTCTACGTCTCGCACCGCATGCAGGAGATCTTCCAACTCGCCGACCGCATCGCCGTCCTGCGCGACGGCGCCCTGGTCGGTGTCCAGGACGCGGCCACCACCGACGACGGCGAACTCGTCCGCCTCATGGTCGGCCGCGACCTGTCCGCGATGTTCTCCCGCGAGCACGTCGCCACCGACCGCCTCGTCCTCGACGTGCGGGGCGTCACCACCGACGCCGTCCACGACATCAGCCTGCAGATCCGGGCCGGCGAGGTCGTCGGCCTCGCCGGGCTGATCGGCGCCGGACGCTCCGAACTCGCCCTCGCGCTCGCCGGAGACCTGCCCATCCACAGCGGCAGCGTCACCCTCGACGGCAAGCGGCTGCGCTCCGGCAACCCCGGCGAGGTCATCAAGGCCGGCCTCGGACTCGCCCCCGAGGAGCGCAAGGCCCAGGCCCTGTTCCTGCAGCGCTCCATCCGCGACAACACCTCACTCGTCGTCCTGGAACGCCTGCGCCGCCTGCGCTTCGTGCGCCGCGGCGCCGAACGCGACCTCGCCCAGCAGTACACCGACCGCCTCCGGGTACGCACCCCGTCCATCGAGCACGAGGTCCGCAAGCTCTCCGGCGGCAACCAGCAGAAGGTCGTCCTGGCCCGCTGGCTCGCCCGCAAACCCAAGGTCCTGATCCTCGACGAGCCCACCCGCGGCATCGACGTCGGCGCCAAGGCCGAGATCTACCAGATCATCGCCGATCTCGCCAAGGAGGGCGTCGCGCTGCTGGTGATCTCCTCCGAACTCCCCGAGGTCCTCGGCCTCGCCGACCGCGTCATCGTCATGCAGGGCGGCCGGATCACCGGCGAGCTCGACCGCGCACAAGCCTCCGAGGAAGCGATCCTCGCCTTGGCCATGGCCGACGACCTCAGCGCGACCACCCCCGCCCCTGGAGCATCCTCATGA
- a CDS encoding ABC transporter permease, with product MSTTTTPRPTTTGKPAHRTGTSVLASVGGQNLSLIGALVAVMALFGFLNDNYLSISNMQVIAEAATITGLLAIVQTVVIICGGLDISVGSQAGVASVVSAMAFTSAGSNPFAGMAAAVGVGVLIGILNGVVIVYGRVNPTIATLAGLAAYKGLAQLISDGRAQGYVLNDDVFVFLGRGKIAGLPVMVWILIVVALAVHLLLKYTDIGRNIYAIGGNDTAARLAGININKYLVSVYALIGVVAAVAGILLTARTGSGQPTSGSEGLELKAITAAALGGCALKGGKGGIGGTLLAVALLGCLENGLTVQGINAFWQNVAQGALLVVAVVIQQRRSGERAVGLPS from the coding sequence ATGAGCACCACGACCACGCCCCGGCCCACCACGACGGGCAAGCCCGCCCACCGGACCGGCACGTCCGTCCTCGCCTCCGTCGGCGGGCAGAACCTCAGCCTGATCGGCGCCCTGGTCGCCGTGATGGCCCTGTTCGGGTTCCTCAACGACAACTACCTCAGCATCTCCAACATGCAGGTGATCGCCGAGGCCGCCACCATCACCGGCCTGCTCGCGATCGTCCAGACCGTCGTCATCATCTGCGGCGGCCTGGACATCTCGGTCGGCTCCCAGGCCGGCGTCGCCTCGGTGGTCAGCGCGATGGCCTTCACCTCCGCCGGGTCCAACCCCTTCGCCGGCATGGCCGCCGCCGTCGGCGTCGGCGTCCTGATCGGCATCCTCAACGGCGTCGTCATCGTCTACGGGCGCGTCAACCCCACCATCGCCACGCTCGCCGGCCTCGCCGCCTACAAGGGCCTCGCCCAGCTCATCTCCGACGGCCGCGCCCAGGGCTACGTCCTCAACGACGACGTCTTCGTCTTCCTCGGCCGCGGCAAGATAGCCGGCCTGCCCGTGATGGTCTGGATCCTCATCGTCGTCGCCCTCGCCGTCCACCTCCTGCTCAAGTACACCGACATCGGCCGCAACATCTACGCCATCGGCGGCAACGACACCGCCGCCCGCCTCGCCGGCATCAACATCAACAAGTACCTGGTCTCCGTCTACGCCCTCATCGGTGTCGTCGCCGCCGTCGCCGGCATCCTCCTCACCGCCCGCACCGGCTCCGGCCAGCCCACCTCCGGCAGCGAGGGCCTCGAACTCAAGGCCATCACCGCCGCCGCCCTCGGCGGCTGCGCCCTCAAGGGCGGCAAGGGCGGCATCGGCGGCACCCTGCTCGCCGTCGCCCTGCTCGGCTGCCTGGAGAACGGCCTCACCGTCCAGGGCATCAACGCCTTCTGGCAGAACGTCGCCCAGGGCGCCCTGCTCGTCGTGGCCGTCGTCATCCAGCAGCGCCGCAGCGGCGAACGCGCCGTCGGCCTCCCCAGCTGA
- a CDS encoding DUF4394 domain-containing protein — MRRAVLTGAIVLAVGAGLLGVAGPSVADGHGRFDRHGLAVIGLTDDQRLVAFRTGEVESAWSLGRVSGLAGDTRLVGIDFRVQNGELYGVGDRGGVYTLDIDTAAATKVSQLTVALQGTRFGVDFNPAANRLRVISDTGQNLRHNLDDPNGAPAADTTVADGTLTNPAVPPATTGTTATGVSGAAYTNNDLDAATGTTLFDLDTDLDRVSLQSPANAGFLAPTGSLGVTADSGAGFDVYYSPIHHSNTAYASLQVDGARRFYRVDLLTGAALKLGSFPVGLQVTDIALPLGQDDDQD, encoded by the coding sequence ATGCGTAGAGCTGTACTGACCGGTGCGATCGTGCTGGCCGTCGGAGCCGGGCTGCTGGGTGTGGCCGGCCCGTCGGTCGCCGACGGTCACGGCCGGTTCGACCGCCACGGGTTGGCGGTCATCGGCCTGACGGACGACCAGCGGCTGGTGGCGTTCCGCACCGGGGAAGTCGAGTCGGCCTGGTCCCTGGGCCGGGTCTCCGGCCTGGCCGGCGACACCAGGCTGGTCGGCATCGACTTCCGGGTCCAGAACGGGGAGCTCTACGGGGTCGGCGACCGGGGCGGCGTCTACACCCTGGACATCGACACCGCCGCCGCGACCAAGGTCTCCCAGCTGACCGTAGCCCTGCAGGGCACCCGGTTCGGCGTCGACTTCAACCCGGCCGCCAACCGGCTGCGCGTCATCTCCGACACCGGCCAGAACCTGCGCCACAACCTCGACGACCCTAACGGCGCGCCGGCCGCCGACACCACCGTCGCCGACGGCACCCTGACCAATCCCGCCGTCCCGCCGGCCACCACCGGGACCACGGCCACCGGTGTCAGCGGCGCCGCCTACACCAACAACGACCTCGACGCGGCCACCGGAACCACGCTCTTCGACCTGGACACCGACCTGGACCGGGTGTCCCTGCAGTCGCCCGCCAACGCCGGTTTCCTGGCCCCGACCGGTTCCCTCGGCGTCACCGCCGACTCGGGCGCGGGATTCGACGTCTACTACAGCCCCATCCACCACAGCAACACCGCCTACGCCAGCCTCCAGGTGGACGGTGCCCGGCGCTTCTACCGCGTCGACCTGCTCACCGGCGCCGCCCTGAAGCTGGGGTCCTTCCCCGTCGGTCTCCAGGTCACCGACATCGCCCTGCCCCTCGGCCAGGACGACGACCAGGACTGA
- a CDS encoding pentapeptide repeat-containing protein has protein sequence MSENHRPAQSAPDGGLALLRSDCGNCFGLCCVALTFTRSSDFAIDKDAGQPCPNLQQDFRCGIHTKLRTSGFAGCTGYDCFGAGQRVSQVTFGGRDWRQDPAGAQRMFRVLPVMRQLHELLWYLTQALDLPAARPVRAELARALEETEKLAGQDPDALLDLDVAAQRGRVNVLLLRTSELVRAGFPQRKKDRRGADLVGARLKGADLRGANLRGAYLIGADLRGADLRTADLIGADLRDTDLRGADLTGSIFLTQSQLNTARGDAATRLPAGLDRPSHW, from the coding sequence TTGTCCGAGAACCACCGGCCCGCGCAGTCCGCCCCCGACGGGGGCCTCGCGCTGCTGCGGTCCGACTGCGGGAACTGCTTCGGGCTCTGCTGCGTGGCGCTGACCTTCACCCGTTCGTCGGACTTCGCGATCGACAAGGACGCCGGACAGCCCTGCCCCAACCTGCAGCAGGACTTCCGCTGCGGTATCCACACCAAGCTCCGGACCAGCGGTTTCGCGGGGTGCACCGGGTACGACTGCTTCGGTGCGGGCCAGCGGGTGTCTCAGGTGACGTTCGGCGGCCGCGACTGGCGGCAGGATCCGGCCGGCGCGCAGCGGATGTTCCGGGTGCTGCCCGTGATGCGGCAGCTGCACGAGCTGCTCTGGTACCTGACCCAGGCGCTCGACCTCCCGGCGGCCCGCCCGGTCCGTGCCGAGCTGGCACGCGCGCTGGAGGAGACCGAGAAGCTCGCCGGGCAGGATCCGGACGCGCTGCTGGACCTGGACGTGGCCGCCCAGCGGGGGCGGGTCAACGTGCTGCTGCTGCGTACCAGCGAGCTCGTCCGGGCCGGGTTCCCGCAGCGCAAGAAGGACCGCCGGGGGGCCGATCTGGTCGGTGCCCGGCTCAAGGGCGCGGACCTGCGCGGCGCCAACCTGCGGGGGGCGTACCTGATCGGGGCCGATCTGCGCGGCGCCGACCTGCGCACGGCCGACCTGATCGGTGCCGATCTGCGGGACACGGACCTGCGGGGCGCGGATCTCACCGGGAGCATCTTCCTGACCCAGTCGCAGCTGAACACCGCGCGCGGGGACGCGGCCACGCGGCTCCCGGCCGGGCTCGACCGCCCGTCGCACTGGTAG
- a CDS encoding poly-gamma-glutamate hydrolase family protein, translating to MALNRREPITGLAAAPVAAAPGTAAPALPATDTYPSNTALYSDPALVEGVDYGRRCRRHPIDDQDPAGRAPFVRTTVIAPHGGGIEEGTSELCLAIAGYHPAGLAPHPAAGPVHDFWLFEGLRATGNAALHVTATHCDDTMARSLAAGSLNVVAVHGCSAARAGMEPGARAVLVGGLNPAFRQYLVEEFTAAGICAVSATGQEGIAGIAPDNICNRTLLGTGAQLEVTADLRAEMFAAGRNTPARRAESTLPLFWSFVAAARAAIARVEAEQHLL from the coding sequence ATGGCCCTGAACCGTCGTGAACCGATCACCGGTCTCGCCGCGGCGCCCGTAGCCGCCGCCCCCGGGACCGCCGCGCCCGCCCTTCCCGCCACCGACACCTACCCCTCCAACACCGCGCTGTACTCCGACCCCGCCCTGGTCGAGGGGGTGGACTACGGCCGGCGCTGCCGACGGCACCCGATCGACGACCAGGACCCGGCCGGCCGGGCGCCCTTCGTCCGGACCACGGTCATCGCGCCCCACGGCGGCGGCATCGAGGAGGGCACCTCCGAGCTCTGCCTGGCGATCGCCGGCTACCACCCTGCCGGACTCGCACCCCATCCCGCCGCCGGGCCGGTCCACGACTTCTGGCTGTTCGAAGGCCTGCGCGCCACCGGAAACGCCGCCCTGCACGTCACCGCCACGCACTGCGACGACACGATGGCCCGATCGCTCGCCGCGGGCAGCCTCAACGTGGTCGCGGTGCACGGCTGTTCGGCGGCCCGGGCGGGAATGGAACCCGGCGCCCGGGCAGTGCTGGTGGGCGGCCTCAACCCGGCCTTCCGGCAGTACCTGGTCGAGGAGTTCACCGCCGCCGGGATCTGCGCGGTGTCCGCCACCGGTCAGGAGGGCATCGCGGGCATCGCGCCGGACAACATCTGCAACCGCACCCTGCTCGGCACGGGCGCCCAGCTGGAGGTCACCGCCGACCTGCGCGCCGAGATGTTCGCGGCGGGCCGCAACACCCCGGCCCGCCGGGCGGAGAGCACGCTCCCGCTGTTCTGGAGCTTCGTCGCGGCCGCCCGCGCCGCGATCGCCCGCGTCGAGGCCGAGCAGCACCTGCTCTGA